The following are encoded together in the Salinibacterium sp. UTAS2018 genome:
- a CDS encoding flavin reductase family protein — MNNSDLANGIDAFKAAFRRHAAGVAAITSVAPDGRPVGFTATSLASLAAVPPLATFNMAQASSSWPAITVGNHIAIHMLGPHSRHLAETMAADHDLRFVGDHWRASENGLPLLEGATAVMIGRIIDVHPVHNNAVVVVEIEHGILGAEDEALLYHERTYMRPLALESNSPSV; from the coding sequence ATGAATAATTCAGACCTAGCAAACGGAATCGACGCCTTCAAAGCCGCTTTTAGGCGCCATGCGGCGGGAGTCGCTGCCATCACATCGGTGGCGCCAGACGGGCGTCCGGTGGGATTTACGGCGACTTCTCTCGCGTCGCTCGCCGCTGTGCCGCCGCTGGCTACGTTCAACATGGCTCAGGCCTCAAGCTCGTGGCCGGCGATCACAGTGGGTAACCATATCGCCATCCACATGTTGGGCCCCCACAGCAGACATCTCGCTGAAACCATGGCCGCTGATCATGATCTTCGGTTTGTAGGCGACCACTGGCGGGCAAGCGAGAACGGTCTCCCACTGCTGGAGGGCGCTACGGCCGTCATGATCGGGCGCATCATCGACGTACATCCGGTGCACAACAACGCGGTGGTTGTCGTCGAAATCGAACACGGCATCCTCGGCGCCGAAGATGAAGCGCTGCTGTACCACGAGCGCACCTACATGCGCCCTCTCGCTCTCGAGAGTAACTCGCCCAGCGTTTAG
- the dnaE gene encoding DNA polymerase III subunit alpha, producing MLDGAARVGPLLDAAVEQGMPAIAITDHGNMFGAYDFWKQATAKGIKPIIGTEAYVTPGTSRSDKTRVRWGRSDQARDDVGGSGAYTHMTLLSHNNEGMHNLFRLSSRASIEGFYFKPRMDRELLSEYSKGIIATTGCVGGEVQTKLRLGLYDEARQAAAEFQDIFGKENFFAEIMDHGIDIERRTMLDLIKLAKELDMPLLATNDLHYTHAHDATAHAALLCVQSASTLDDPNRFKFDSNEFYLKSAAEMRSLFREHPEACDNTLLIAERSEISFEGRDLMPRFPVPEGETEATWFEKEVARGMNKRFNNAPSEAHLAQAKYEVDVIQQMGFPGYFLVVADFIEWAKSQGIRVGPGRGSAAGSMASYAVGITELDPLHHGLIFERFLNPERVSMPDVDVDFDDRRRGEVIRYVTDKYGDDRVAQIVTYGTIKAKQALKDSARVLGMPYSVGEKLTKAMPPAIMGKDISLGDVRNKDAARYKEAADIRGIVDTDHEAAKVFETAVGLEGLKRQWGVHAAGVVLSAEPLLDVLPIMRREDDGAIITQFDQPPLESLGLIKMDFLGLRNLTVIEDALKMIEANTGSPLIIEDLDLDADQKTYDLLARGDTLGVFQLDGGPMRALLKQLKPTNFEDISAVIALYRPGPMGMNSHTKYALRKNGLESIDAIHAELEEPLREILGTTFGLIVYQEQVMSVAQKVAGFSLGQADVLRRAMGKKKKEELDKQFLGFETGMQTNGYSKEAVKVLWETLMPFADYAFNKAHSAGYGVLSYWTAYLKANYPAEYMAALLTSVGDSKDKLGMYLSECRRMGIKVLAPDVNESTVNFTAVAGDIRFGLGAVRNVGAAVVEQIVRARTEKSRFESFHDFLRKVSIQVANKRTVESLIKSGAFDSLGATRRGLLEIHEGACDSAVSLKRNEANGQVDLFGGIFDFDEDDDGVPDRPEWSKRDKLAFEREMLGLYVSDHPLSGLELQLAKHQDFTITEVLAGDAVADGEHVSIAGLVTSVQHRVARNSGNQYGIVTVEDFAGEIDVMFLGKTYQEFAPGLVNDSIVVVRGRASARDDGMNLHAVSMFSPDLGPSLGSGPIVLTVKEQRATTDVVSGLGEVLIRHAGDVEVRLRLVRGDVARVFELPYRVKVSADLYGEVKSLLGPGSLG from the coding sequence ATGCTCGACGGTGCTGCTCGCGTTGGACCGCTGCTGGACGCAGCTGTCGAGCAGGGCATGCCGGCTATTGCCATCACTGACCATGGCAACATGTTCGGCGCGTACGACTTTTGGAAGCAGGCGACGGCCAAGGGCATTAAGCCGATCATCGGCACGGAGGCCTACGTAACGCCGGGTACTTCGCGCAGCGATAAGACTCGAGTGCGCTGGGGGCGTAGCGACCAGGCCCGCGATGATGTGGGCGGCAGTGGTGCCTACACGCACATGACGCTGCTCTCTCACAACAACGAGGGAATGCATAACCTTTTTCGTCTGTCTTCGCGCGCCTCCATCGAGGGCTTTTACTTCAAGCCACGTATGGACCGTGAACTGCTCAGCGAGTATTCCAAGGGAATTATCGCTACGACCGGTTGTGTCGGTGGTGAGGTGCAAACCAAGCTTCGTCTCGGTTTGTATGACGAGGCACGCCAGGCGGCAGCAGAGTTTCAAGACATCTTCGGCAAAGAAAATTTCTTTGCCGAAATCATGGATCACGGCATCGACATTGAGCGACGCACCATGCTCGACCTCATCAAGCTCGCTAAAGAGCTCGACATGCCGTTGCTGGCCACCAACGACCTGCACTACACGCACGCGCATGATGCGACAGCACACGCGGCTCTTTTGTGCGTGCAGTCCGCCTCCACCCTCGACGACCCCAACCGTTTCAAGTTCGACTCGAACGAGTTTTACCTCAAGTCGGCTGCAGAGATGCGATCTCTCTTTCGTGAGCATCCCGAGGCGTGCGATAACACGCTGCTGATCGCGGAACGCAGCGAGATCAGTTTCGAAGGTCGCGACCTCATGCCGCGTTTCCCGGTTCCCGAAGGGGAGACCGAAGCAACCTGGTTCGAAAAAGAAGTTGCGCGCGGTATGAACAAGCGCTTCAACAACGCACCATCCGAAGCGCATTTGGCGCAGGCGAAGTATGAAGTCGATGTCATTCAGCAGATGGGCTTCCCCGGCTACTTCCTCGTCGTTGCCGACTTCATCGAGTGGGCTAAGTCGCAGGGTATTCGTGTCGGCCCCGGTCGCGGTTCTGCCGCCGGCTCAATGGCGTCGTACGCTGTGGGCATTACTGAGCTAGACCCGCTACATCACGGCTTGATCTTCGAGCGCTTCCTCAACCCTGAACGTGTGTCGATGCCTGACGTCGACGTCGACTTCGACGATCGCAGACGTGGCGAAGTAATTCGCTATGTCACCGATAAGTACGGCGACGATCGAGTAGCTCAGATCGTGACGTACGGAACGATTAAGGCCAAGCAGGCTCTCAAAGACTCCGCGCGAGTGCTGGGCATGCCCTACTCGGTAGGCGAAAAGCTCACCAAGGCTATGCCTCCCGCCATCATGGGTAAAGACATTTCACTCGGCGACGTACGCAACAAGGACGCCGCGCGTTACAAAGAGGCCGCCGACATCCGGGGGATCGTCGACACTGATCACGAGGCGGCGAAAGTCTTCGAGACCGCCGTCGGCCTTGAGGGCCTTAAGCGTCAGTGGGGAGTTCACGCCGCTGGTGTTGTTCTTTCGGCTGAGCCGCTACTGGATGTACTTCCCATCATGCGCCGTGAAGACGATGGCGCCATCATTACCCAGTTCGACCAGCCACCGCTGGAGAGCCTCGGCCTGATCAAGATGGACTTCTTGGGTCTTCGAAACCTCACGGTTATTGAAGATGCGCTCAAGATGATTGAGGCCAACACTGGATCGCCGTTGATCATTGAAGATCTCGATCTCGACGCGGACCAAAAAACGTACGATCTGCTCGCGCGCGGAGACACTCTTGGAGTGTTCCAGCTCGATGGTGGGCCGATGCGTGCTCTTCTCAAGCAGCTGAAGCCCACTAACTTCGAAGATATCTCCGCGGTGATTGCCCTGTACCGTCCGGGCCCCATGGGAATGAACTCGCACACGAAGTATGCGCTTCGCAAGAACGGTCTTGAGAGCATTGACGCTATTCATGCCGAGCTCGAAGAGCCCCTGCGCGAGATTCTTGGTACGACCTTTGGTCTTATCGTGTACCAAGAGCAAGTCATGTCGGTTGCTCAGAAAGTTGCTGGCTTCAGCCTGGGGCAGGCTGATGTTCTTCGCCGCGCCATGGGTAAGAAGAAGAAGGAAGAGCTCGACAAGCAGTTCCTGGGCTTCGAAACGGGCATGCAGACCAACGGGTACAGCAAAGAAGCCGTCAAGGTGCTCTGGGAAACGCTCATGCCGTTCGCGGACTACGCCTTCAACAAGGCTCACAGCGCAGGTTACGGCGTACTGAGCTACTGGACTGCATACCTCAAAGCAAACTACCCAGCCGAGTACATGGCTGCGCTCCTGACGAGCGTCGGTGATTCCAAAGACAAGCTCGGAATGTACTTGAGTGAGTGCCGGCGCATGGGTATCAAGGTGCTGGCGCCGGATGTCAATGAATCGACCGTGAACTTCACTGCTGTCGCCGGCGACATCCGCTTCGGCCTCGGTGCAGTGCGTAACGTCGGCGCTGCCGTCGTCGAGCAAATCGTGCGGGCGCGCACCGAGAAGAGCCGTTTCGAGTCTTTCCACGATTTCCTGCGCAAAGTATCGATTCAGGTCGCCAATAAGCGCACCGTTGAATCGCTGATCAAATCCGGCGCGTTTGACTCCTTGGGAGCAACGCGTCGCGGGCTGCTAGAGATTCACGAGGGCGCGTGTGATTCTGCGGTGAGCCTCAAGCGCAACGAGGCCAACGGTCAAGTTGACCTCTTTGGCGGAATCTTCGATTTTGACGAGGATGACGACGGCGTTCCCGATCGTCCCGAATGGTCGAAACGCGACAAGCTCGCCTTCGAGCGCGAGATGTTGGGGCTGTATGTCTCCGATCATCCGCTCTCAGGTCTCGAGCTTCAGCTTGCGAAGCATCAAGACTTCACGATCACCGAAGTCTTAGCGGGGGATGCTGTTGCCGACGGCGAGCACGTGTCTATCGCGGGACTGGTAACAAGCGTGCAACACCGCGTTGCCCGCAATAGCGGAAACCAGTACGGCATCGTCACGGTAGAAGACTTTGCAGGCGAGATCGACGTCATGTTCCTGGGAAAGACCTATCAAGAGTTCGCTCCGGGGTTAGTGAACGACTCAATCGTCGTGGTGCGCGGTCGCGCCAGTGCTCGCGACGACGGCATGAACCTTCACGCGGTGAGTATGTTCTCGCCGGATCTCGGGCCCAGCTTGGGCTCGGGGCCAATCGTGTTGACGGTGAAAGAGCAGCGGGCGACCACTGACGTCGTTTCGGGCCTTGGAGAGGTTCTCATCCGGCATGCTGGCGATGTCGAAGTACGTCTGCGCCTCGTGCGCGGCGATGTTGCTCGCGTGTTCGAACTGCCCTACCGAGTCAAGGTTTCCGCTGACCTCTATGGCGAAGTCAAGTCGCTGCTGGGGCCCGGGTCGCTCGGCTAA
- a CDS encoding quinone-dependent dihydroorotate dehydrogenase, whose product MYDFFFRTVLKRLDPEFAHSLAFSVIRALPAIGVGKLLQRPVDPSLRVETLGLTFDSPFGVAAGFDKSGVGIQGLGQLGFSHVEVGTITALPQPGNPKPRLFRLVADRGVINRMGFNNAGAIRAAGVIERARRRPGRPVIGVNIGKSRVVTVDDAVADYLTSTRALAPLADYLVVNVSSPNTPGLRGLQEIDKLKPLLTAVKSAAGDTPVLVKIAPDVTDDEARAIAHLAAVELDGIIATNTTLSREGLSTPAATVEAVGAGGVSGKPVAARSLELLRIIRTVVPAEFCVISVGGVETAEDVAERLREGATLVQGYTGFIYRGPFWARSINTKLANLMRSHSA is encoded by the coding sequence ATGTACGACTTTTTCTTCCGCACTGTTCTCAAACGACTCGATCCAGAATTCGCGCACTCTCTTGCGTTTTCCGTTATTCGTGCGTTGCCCGCTATTGGGGTTGGGAAGCTGCTGCAGCGCCCGGTCGATCCTTCGTTGCGCGTAGAAACTTTGGGGCTCACGTTCGATTCGCCGTTCGGGGTCGCCGCTGGCTTCGACAAGTCCGGCGTGGGTATCCAAGGCCTTGGCCAGCTGGGTTTCAGCCACGTCGAGGTCGGTACGATCACGGCGCTTCCGCAGCCCGGCAACCCCAAGCCTCGGCTCTTTCGTCTCGTAGCAGACCGTGGCGTCATTAACCGCATGGGCTTTAACAATGCGGGTGCAATTCGCGCCGCTGGCGTGATCGAACGTGCTCGTCGTCGTCCTGGGCGTCCAGTGATCGGCGTCAACATCGGTAAATCGCGTGTCGTCACGGTCGACGATGCTGTAGCCGATTACCTAACGAGCACTCGAGCGTTGGCGCCCCTCGCTGACTATCTCGTGGTGAACGTCAGCTCGCCCAACACCCCGGGTCTGCGGGGTTTGCAAGAGATCGACAAGCTCAAGCCGTTGCTGACCGCGGTGAAGTCTGCAGCGGGAGATACTCCGGTGTTGGTAAAGATCGCACCTGACGTCACGGATGACGAAGCTCGAGCAATTGCGCACCTTGCGGCAGTTGAACTTGACGGAATTATCGCGACGAACACGACGCTTTCGCGGGAGGGTCTTTCGACGCCCGCCGCGACGGTTGAAGCAGTGGGAGCCGGAGGAGTATCGGGAAAGCCGGTCGCCGCACGTTCTCTTGAACTACTGCGAATCATTCGCACGGTTGTGCCTGCGGAGTTCTGTGTGATCTCCGTTGGCGGCGTCGAAACCGCTGAAGACGTTGCGGAGCGACTCCGGGAGGGAGCCACGCTCGTTCAGGGCTACACCGGGTTCATCTACCGCGGCCCATTCTGGGCGCGATCGATCAATACGAAGCTCGCAAACCTCATGCGTTCACACTCCGCCTAA
- a CDS encoding DivIVA domain-containing protein, translating to MALTPEDVVNKRFESTKFREGYDQDDVDDFLDEVVVELRRLNQENDELRQRLSAAEARATELQQSAGSAAAAAPAPAAIAAPAPAAIESAPAPAVAAPEPASSVLDDASSTNNLLQLARRLHEEHVREGVQKRDALIAEGQASAADIVAEGRASAAEILTESKSAAAEIAAQADAKQREQLGILEHEREALEGRIESLRNFEREYRDKLKSYIEDQLHELDSSSLVSAGGPSLQESAQQGQAPASQPSGHLTPEDFAAPQSAQQPPASFSGFSGS from the coding sequence ATGACGTCGACGATTTTCTCGACGAGGTCGTTGTCGAGTTGCGACGACTGAACCAAGAAAACGACGAGCTCCGTCAGCGCTTGAGCGCTGCTGAAGCTCGCGCGACTGAACTTCAACAGTCCGCAGGCAGTGCCGCTGCAGCGGCCCCGGCGCCAGCAGCAATCGCTGCTCCCGCCCCTGCTGCTATCGAGAGCGCTCCCGCTCCTGCTGTGGCAGCTCCCGAGCCCGCTTCGTCGGTTCTCGACGACGCCAGTAGCACGAACAACCTTCTCCAGCTCGCGCGCCGTCTTCACGAAGAGCACGTGCGTGAGGGCGTTCAGAAGCGCGACGCGCTCATCGCTGAAGGCCAGGCATCTGCCGCTGACATCGTCGCCGAAGGTCGCGCATCCGCTGCCGAGATCCTCACCGAGAGCAAGTCTGCTGCCGCTGAGATTGCCGCTCAGGCTGACGCTAAGCAGCGCGAACAGCTCGGAATTCTGGAGCACGAGCGTGAGGCTCTCGAAGGACGCATCGAATCGTTGCGTAACTTCGAGCGCGAGTACCGCGACAAGCTCAAGAGTTACATCGAAGACCAGCTGCACGAGCTTGACTCGTCGAGCCTCGTCTCCGCGGGTGGCCCTTCGCTTCAGGAGTCCGCTCAGCAGGGTCAGGCTCCGGCCTCGCAGCCTTCTGGTCACCTCACTCCCGAAGATTTCGCTGCGCCGCAGTCGGCACAGCAGCCGCCAGCTAGCTTCTCTGGCTTCTCCGGTAGCTAG
- the hisD gene encoding histidinol dehydrogenase — MSLNTIDLRSAALSRAELSRVIPRAQMDVSVASAAAIQLINDVREHGEQALLDQAERLDGVLPERVRIHADEITRATRALEPAVREALELAIDRVRTASKAQIPSPMMTQLGDGAEIVQRWQPVNRVGLYVPGGKAVYPSSVIMNVVPAQVAGVSSVALASPPQRGFGGAVHPTILGAAGLLGVDEVYAMGGAGAIGAFAYGVQELGLDPVDMITGPGNVYVAAAKRAVRGIVGIDSEAGPTEILIIADGAADPRLVAADLLSQAEHDELAAAVLVTDSEELADAVRIHLAEQLAVTPHSQRAAVALDGQQSAIVLVNDMAAAAALSNAYGPEHLEIQTEESGAVLDMIDNAGAIFLGDQSPVSLGDYLAGSNHVLPTGGQSRFSSGLGAYTFLRPQQVIRYSHEALRELEPHIVALSAAEDLPAHGSAVSKRFSDR, encoded by the coding sequence ATGTCGTTGAATACTATTGATCTCCGGTCCGCCGCTCTCAGCCGTGCGGAACTTTCTCGCGTCATCCCGCGTGCCCAGATGGACGTGTCGGTGGCCTCCGCCGCTGCGATTCAGCTCATCAACGATGTGCGAGAACACGGCGAGCAAGCGCTGCTCGATCAGGCGGAGCGCCTCGACGGCGTTCTTCCGGAGCGCGTTCGAATCCACGCCGATGAGATCACCCGGGCGACCCGCGCCCTTGAGCCGGCCGTTCGCGAGGCGCTCGAGCTCGCCATTGACCGCGTTCGCACGGCGAGCAAGGCCCAAATTCCATCGCCCATGATGACGCAACTGGGCGACGGCGCTGAAATCGTTCAGCGCTGGCAGCCTGTCAACCGCGTGGGGCTCTATGTGCCCGGTGGCAAAGCCGTGTATCCCTCCAGCGTGATCATGAATGTGGTTCCCGCCCAGGTCGCCGGCGTTTCGTCAGTCGCGTTGGCATCGCCACCGCAGCGCGGCTTCGGGGGAGCAGTGCACCCCACAATCTTGGGTGCGGCCGGTCTCCTCGGAGTCGATGAGGTCTATGCCATGGGGGGAGCCGGCGCCATTGGGGCATTCGCCTATGGCGTTCAAGAACTCGGCCTCGACCCCGTTGACATGATTACGGGCCCGGGAAACGTCTACGTCGCTGCAGCTAAGCGGGCCGTGCGTGGCATCGTTGGTATCGACTCTGAAGCAGGCCCGACCGAGATCTTGATCATCGCTGATGGGGCGGCCGATCCGCGGCTTGTTGCGGCGGATCTGCTCAGTCAAGCCGAGCACGATGAACTCGCCGCAGCTGTACTTGTCACCGATTCAGAAGAGCTAGCGGATGCGGTGCGAATCCACCTTGCCGAGCAACTAGCAGTTACGCCGCACTCTCAGCGCGCTGCCGTCGCACTCGACGGTCAGCAGTCAGCAATTGTGTTGGTCAATGACATGGCGGCGGCTGCTGCCTTGAGTAACGCGTACGGCCCCGAGCACCTCGAGATCCAAACGGAAGAGTCAGGCGCGGTGCTCGACATGATCGACAACGCCGGAGCGATATTCCTCGGCGATCAATCTCCCGTTAGCCTGGGCGACTACCTCGCCGGCTCGAATCACGTGCTCCCGACCGGTGGTCAGTCACGATTCTCCTCGGGCCTCGGTGCCTACACTTTCCTCCGGCCGCAGCAGGTGATTCGTTACAGCCACGAGGCGTTGCGTGAGCTTGAGCCTCACATCGTGGCACTGAGCGCGGCTGAAGATCTTCCCGCTCACGGCTCGGCTGTGAGTAAGCGATTCAGCGACCGCTAA
- the nrdR gene encoding transcriptional regulator NrdR, with protein sequence MYCPFCRHPDSRVVDSRTSDDGLSIRRRRQCPECGRRFSTTETASLNVIKRNGVVESFSREKIVSGVRKACQGRPVTDTDLAVLAQKVEESIRATGTAQIDANEIGLAILSPLRDLDEVAYLRFASVYQAFDSLDDFDAAISQLRLDHGTGA encoded by the coding sequence ATGTATTGCCCTTTTTGCAGGCATCCTGACAGCAGGGTTGTCGACTCACGAACCAGTGACGATGGCCTTTCGATTCGTCGTCGTCGGCAGTGCCCCGAGTGTGGGCGCCGCTTCTCCACGACCGAGACCGCATCGTTGAATGTGATCAAGCGCAACGGCGTCGTGGAGTCGTTCAGTCGCGAGAAGATAGTCAGCGGCGTGCGTAAAGCCTGCCAGGGGCGTCCGGTTACCGATACTGATCTAGCCGTTCTCGCGCAGAAGGTTGAAGAATCGATTCGAGCGACGGGTACTGCCCAGATCGACGCGAACGAGATTGGTCTCGCGATTCTTTCACCGTTGCGCGATCTCGATGAGGTCGCGTACCTGCGTTTCGCCAGTGTCTATCAAGCCTTCGACTCGCTCGACGACTTTGACGCCGCGATCAGTCAACTTCGTTTGGATCACGGCACCGGCGCTTAG
- a CDS encoding RluA family pseudouridine synthase, which yields METRSLPVPEGLAGQRVDAALAKLLGFSRTFAAEVAAGGGVTMDGATVGKSDRLVAGSWLEVSWVSKTEPQIVPVVLDSLGIVYDDEHIVVIDKPAGVAAHPSMGWDGATVLGALAGAGYRISTSGAAERAGIVHRLDAGTSGLMVVAKSEMAYTALKTAFHDREVSKIYHSIVQGHPDPLAGTIDAPTGRHPGSSWKFAVVAGGKDSITHYETLEAFPSAALVEVHLETGRTHQIRVHMAAQRHPCVGDTMYGADPTISARLGLTRQWLHAHKLGFAHPATGEQVTFESPYPADLQAALEVLRAD from the coding sequence GTGGAAACTCGAAGCTTGCCGGTTCCCGAGGGCCTCGCGGGGCAACGAGTTGACGCCGCCCTCGCTAAACTGCTCGGATTCTCTCGCACCTTCGCCGCGGAGGTCGCCGCAGGTGGGGGAGTAACGATGGATGGCGCGACGGTGGGTAAGTCTGATCGTCTCGTTGCAGGCTCTTGGCTCGAAGTGTCGTGGGTGTCGAAGACGGAGCCTCAGATCGTTCCGGTGGTGCTCGACAGTCTGGGTATTGTTTACGATGATGAACACATCGTGGTCATCGATAAGCCTGCCGGCGTTGCCGCCCATCCCTCAATGGGATGGGATGGAGCCACCGTACTCGGTGCCCTGGCCGGCGCGGGCTACCGGATTTCTACATCGGGTGCGGCCGAACGAGCGGGAATCGTCCATCGCCTGGATGCTGGCACGAGCGGGCTCATGGTTGTCGCCAAATCTGAGATGGCGTACACCGCGCTCAAGACCGCGTTCCACGATCGCGAGGTAAGCAAGATTTATCACTCCATCGTTCAGGGACATCCCGACCCTCTCGCCGGCACTATCGACGCTCCGACTGGGCGTCATCCGGGTTCGAGCTGGAAGTTTGCGGTCGTGGCAGGCGGCAAGGACTCGATCACTCACTACGAGACCCTCGAAGCATTTCCGTCGGCGGCGCTCGTTGAAGTGCATCTTGAAACCGGGCGCACCCACCAAATTCGTGTTCATATGGCCGCTCAGCGCCACCCTTGCGTTGGCGACACAATGTACGGTGCCGATCCCACAATCTCGGCCCGTTTGGGACTGACTCGCCAGTGGCTGCACGCCCACAAGCTCGGATTTGCTCATCCGGCTACTGGCGAACAGGTCACGTTCGAGTCGCCGTACCCGGCTGACCTTCAGGCAGCACTTGAGGTGCTTCGAGCCGACTAG
- a CDS encoding DUF3043 domain-containing protein, with the protein MAKASSTENTPTPENSGEHDIVSAGKGRPTPTRKEREAANLRPLVSNDRKEARRTARTQMQAERERARIGMANGEEKYLPIRDRGPQKRFVRDYVDARFNVGELLVPMMFAVIIMTFFPQPEVQVIGLMALWGFFIVATLDAVLLGLRLRKKINEKYGESRAERVRWYAAMRSLQLRIMRLPKPQVKRGQFPA; encoded by the coding sequence GTGGCAAAAGCATCTTCGACCGAAAACACCCCCACTCCCGAGAACTCTGGCGAGCACGACATCGTGTCCGCCGGCAAAGGGCGTCCCACCCCCACTCGTAAGGAGCGCGAGGCTGCGAACCTGCGCCCGCTCGTTTCTAACGACCGCAAAGAAGCGCGTCGCACGGCTCGCACTCAGATGCAGGCTGAGCGTGAACGAGCTCGCATCGGTATGGCGAACGGTGAAGAGAAGTACCTTCCGATTCGCGATCGGGGTCCGCAGAAACGTTTCGTGCGCGATTATGTAGATGCGCGCTTCAACGTTGGTGAGCTTCTCGTGCCGATGATGTTCGCCGTCATCATCATGACGTTCTTCCCTCAGCCCGAAGTGCAGGTCATCGGTCTCATGGCGCTCTGGGGCTTCTTCATCGTTGCGACTCTCGACGCGGTACTGCTCGGTCTTCGACTGCGCAAGAAGATCAACGAAAAGTATGGCGAATCGCGCGCCGAGCGCGTGCGTTGGTACGCGGCCATGCGCTCGCTTCAACTGCGCATCATGCGCCTGCCCAAGCCGCAGGTTAAGCGCGGGCAATTCCCCGCCTAA
- a CDS encoding dipeptidase, producing MTHTPQPTSASTTPDPLLVPLTEAVEAALPATIAELSALVRIPSVSWDGFDADQVKRSAEAAQALIAGIGVFDTVELARAPIEGDVLGHPALLATRKAKNGKPTILLYAHHDVQPPGHDADWDSPPFEPTVRGDRLYGRGSADDKAGIMAHVAAIRAFVETVGPDFDLGLVAFFEGEEEFGSRSFANFITENREKLAADVIVVADSDNWDINTPSLTVGLRGNVTFKLRISTLAHASHSGMFGGAVPDAMLAAIKLLATLHGEDGAVAVDGLSSRESPTPEYSEDKLRHEAGLLDGVSSIGDGTVLSRLWDKPAVTITGIDAPTVVNASNTLTPSVTVKLSARIAPGQDPEDAFVALRDHLEANAPFGAHLEISDVDKGSPFLVDTSGWAVEVVKTAMHEAWGNEPLETGIGGSIPFISDLVEVFPEAQILVTGVEDPESRAHSPNESLHLGVFKRAILTEALLLAKLERRA from the coding sequence ATGACTCATACGCCGCAGCCGACGTCAGCGTCGACGACTCCCGATCCTCTGCTCGTTCCCCTCACCGAAGCCGTCGAGGCCGCGTTGCCGGCGACCATCGCAGAGTTGAGCGCACTCGTTCGCATCCCCTCAGTTTCCTGGGATGGTTTCGATGCAGACCAGGTCAAGCGCAGCGCGGAAGCAGCTCAGGCTCTCATAGCGGGGATCGGTGTGTTTGACACAGTGGAGCTTGCTCGAGCGCCGATCGAGGGCGATGTTCTCGGGCATCCTGCGCTGTTAGCCACACGCAAAGCCAAGAACGGCAAACCCACTATTTTGCTCTACGCGCACCACGACGTGCAGCCTCCCGGCCACGACGCTGATTGGGACTCGCCGCCCTTTGAGCCTACGGTGCGCGGTGATCGGCTGTACGGCCGTGGTTCAGCAGACGATAAAGCGGGAATCATGGCTCACGTCGCAGCGATCCGTGCTTTCGTAGAAACGGTGGGACCCGATTTTGACCTCGGCCTTGTGGCATTCTTCGAAGGTGAAGAAGAGTTTGGTTCGCGGTCGTTCGCGAACTTCATCACCGAGAATCGCGAGAAACTCGCGGCCGACGTGATCGTGGTTGCCGACTCAGATAACTGGGACATCAATACCCCGTCCCTGACGGTCGGATTGCGCGGCAACGTGACGTTCAAGCTCAGGATCTCCACGCTGGCGCATGCGTCGCACTCCGGCATGTTCGGGGGAGCGGTTCCGGATGCAATGCTCGCCGCAATCAAGCTGCTCGCGACTTTGCACGGAGAAGACGGCGCTGTCGCGGTCGACGGTCTCAGCAGTCGTGAGTCGCCGACTCCGGAATACAGCGAAGACAAGCTTCGTCATGAAGCTGGATTGCTCGACGGAGTTTCCTCGATCGGCGATGGCACGGTGTTGAGTCGACTCTGGGACAAGCCGGCAGTGACGATCACGGGCATTGATGCTCCCACAGTCGTTAACGCGTCCAACACGTTGACACCGAGTGTGACCGTCAAGCTGAGCGCTCGAATTGCGCCGGGCCAAGATCCTGAAGACGCTTTTGTGGCGCTGCGCGATCATCTCGAGGCCAACGCGCCCTTTGGCGCCCACCTTGAGATCTCCGATGTCGACAAGGGCAGCCCGTTCTTGGTCGACACGAGCGGCTGGGCCGTTGAGGTCGTCAAGACTGCCATGCATGAGGCCTGGGGAAACGAGCCTCTCGAAACAGGGATAGGCGGCTCGATCCCCTTTATTTCCGACCTTGTTGAAGTATTTCCGGAGGCACAGATTCTCGTCACCGGAGTCGAAGACCCCGAGTCGCGGGCGCACAGCCCGAATGAATCTTTGCACCTCGGCGTATTCAAGCGCGCCATCCTCACGGAAGCGTTGCTGCTCGCAAAGTTGGAACGACGGGCGTAG